One Benincasa hispida cultivar B227 chromosome 5, ASM972705v1, whole genome shotgun sequence genomic window carries:
- the LOC120077453 gene encoding mitochondrial phosphate carrier protein 1, mitochondrial encodes MKEVEGRRVCREFSAGYYALCTVGGMLSAGTTHLAITPLDVLKVNMQVNPIKYSGISSGFSILWREQGPSSLWRGWSGKLFGYGVQGGFKFGLYEYFKKFYSDLLEGHTRSSIYFLSSASAQVFADIALCPFEAVKVRVQAQPYYAKGLADGFPKLYYSEGLSGFYRGLFPLWGRNLPFSMIMFSTFEHSVNFIYQNIIQRRKEDCSRTQQLGVTCLAGYTAGAVGTLVSNPADNIVSSLYNKKADNILQAVKNIGFGNLFIRSLPVRITIVGPVITLQWFFYDTIKLLSGLPTSGGLNNRQLEEAELST; translated from the exons ATGAAAGAGGTTGAAGGAAGAAGGGTTTGTCGGGAGTTTTCAGCTGGGTATTATGCTCTTTGTACTGTTGGAGGAATGCTTAGTGCTGGGACAACTCATCTTGCTATTACACCTCTTGATGTCTTGAAGGTCAATATGCAG GTTAATCCAATCAAGTACAGTGGCATTTCTTCTGGTTTTTCTATTCTTTGGAGGGAACAAGGTCCTTCATCCCTTTGGAGAGGTTGGTCGGGCAAGTTATTTGGGTACGGTGTTCAAGGCGGGTTCAAATTCGGTCTCTATGAGTACTTTAAGAAGTTTTACTCTGATTTGCTGGAAGGCCATACGAGAAGTTCCATATACTTTCTCAGCAGTGCTTCTGCTCAAGTTTTTGCTGATATTGCTCTCTGTCCTTTTGAAGCTGTCAAGGTCAGGGTCCAGGCACAACCCTATTACGCCAAGGGGTTGGCCGATGGGTTTCCAAAGTTATACTACAGTGAAGGTCTTTCGGG TTTCTACAGAGGACTTTTTCCACTTTGGGGACGAAATCTTCCAT TCTCTATGATTATGTTCTCAACATTTGAGCATTCGGTGAACTTCATATATCAAAATATCATTCAGCGTAGAAAGGAAGATTGCTCGAGAACCCAACAGCTCGGCGTTACATGTTTAGCTGGCTATACAGCTGGAGCTGTCGGTACTCTTGTCTCAAATCCAGCTGATAACATTGTTTCCTCTCTTTATAATAAGAAGGCTGATAATATACTGCAG GCAGTGAAGAACATAGGATTTGGCAATCTATTTATTAGAAGCCTTCCTGTCAGAATTACAATTGTTGGTCCTGTTATTACTTTGCAGTGGTTCTTCTATGACACCATTAAATTGCTAAGTGGACT GCCTACAAGTGGAGGGCTCAACAACAGGCAATTGGAAGAAGCAGAACTATCAACTTAG
- the LOC120078761 gene encoding homoserine kinase — translation MAMISYQPPLKSLAIPPVSLSNPKSVIFRCSLSLPSRTAVTSVEPEPVFSSVKAFAPATVANLGPGFDFLGCAVDGLGDYVSLSVDSNVHPGEVAITNITGNNTNKLSKNPLYNCAGIAAIEVMKMLGIRSVGLSLSLEKGLPLGSGLGSSAASAAAAAIAVNGLFGGKLGVEELVLAGLKSEEKVSGYHADNVAPAIMGGFILIRNYEPLELIRLKFPVEKELFFVLVSPEFEAPTKKMRAALPSEVGMPHHVWNSSQAGALVAAVLQGDAMGLGKALSSDKIVEPRRSPLIPGMDGVKKAAIAAGAFGCTISGAGPTAVAVIDNEEKGKEIGERMVMAFMKEGNLKAEASVKRLDRVGARLIGSTPLDRVL, via the coding sequence ATGGCTATGATCTCCTATCAACCGCCATTGAAGTCGTTGGCGATTCCTCCAGTTTCGTTATCTAACCCTAAATCTGTCATCTTCAGGTGCAGTTTGTCTCTTCCATCACGAACCGCCGTCACTTCTGTTGAACCTGAACCAGTTTTCTCCTCCGTGAAGGCATTTGCACCGGCAACCGTCGCTAATTTAGGCCCTGGCTTTGATTTCCTTGGCTGTGCTGTCGATGGCTTGGGAGATTATGTCTCTCTCAGCGTTGATTCAAATGTTCATCCAGGTGAAGTTGCAATTACCAATATTACAGGGAATAACACGAATAAACTTAGTAAAAATCCGCTGTATAATTGTGCTGGAATTGCTGCTATTGAGGTTATGAAAATGTTAGGGATTCGATCTGTTGGTCTCTCTCTCTCGCTTGAGAAAGGTTTGCCGTTAGGGAGTGGATTGGGATCTAGTGCAGCGAGTGCAGCCGCTGCAGCGATTGCTGTTAATGGATTGTTCGGTGGAAAATTAGGAGTTGAGGAATTGGTTCTCGCGGGATTAAAATCCGAAGAGAAGGTTTCTGGATACCATGCGGATAATGTCGCACCGGCTATTATGGGGGGATTCATTCTGATTAGGAATTACGAACCCTTGGAATTGATCCGCTTGAAATTCCCCGTCGAGAAGGAGCTGTTCTTTGTATTGGTCAGCCCGGaattcgaagctccaacaaaGAAAATGCGGGCTGCGCTGCCGTCTGAAGTTGGGATGCCGCACCATGTGTGGAATTCCAGCCAAGCTGGAGCGTTGGTGGCGGCGGTGCTGCAGGGTGACGCAATGGGATTGGGGAAAGCATTGTCATCAGACAAAATTGTGGAGCCAAGGCGGTCGCCATTGATTCCAGGGATGGATGGGGTTAAGAAGGCGGCCATTGCTGCTGGGGCATTTGGGTGTACGATAAGCGGGGCGGGGCCAACCGCGGTGGCGGTGATTGACAACGAAGAGAAGGGGAAGGAGATTGGCGAGAGGATGGTTATGGCgtttatgaaggaagggaattTGAAAGCTGAGGCATCTGTAAAGAGATTGGATCGAGTTGGTGCAAGGCTCATTGGATCAACTCCCTTAGATAGAGTTTTATGA